Proteins found in one Anabas testudineus chromosome 1, fAnaTes1.2, whole genome shotgun sequence genomic segment:
- the slc34a2a gene encoding solute carrier family 34 member 2a → MTLIEEKPEHTDPWDLPELRDTGVPWSALDTRGKVLRVFVSLGKLVLLLGLLYMFICSLDILSSAFQLVGGKAAGDIFQDNSVLSNPLAGLVIGVLVTLLVQSSSTSSSIVVSMVSSGLLTVQVAVPIIMGTNIGTSVTNTLVAMTQAGDRSTFRRAFAGATVHDFFNWLSVMVLLPLEVATGYLYVVTKLIIDSFKIQSGEAPDLLNVITDVLTKSIIELDESVINGIATGDPEARNRSLIKRWCQTFTNTVRLKHTLMNVTVPGPENCTSPSLCWVDGNYTFTLKNVSETYNIKKCKHLFVDVNLPDLAVGLILLALSLLVLCSCLILIVKLLNSMLKGQVAAVIKKILNTDFPFPFGWVTGYIAILVGAGMTFIVQSSSVFTSAITPLVGIGVISIERAYPLSLGSNIGTTTTAILAAMASPGETLANALQIALVHFLFNISGIILWYPIPFTRIPIRLAKNLGNITASYRWFAAVYIICCFFLLPLFIFSLSLAGWQVLVGVGVPLIVMFIIIIVINVLQKWKPGCLPVVLRSWDFLPLWAYSLAPWDKVVGVITAKCCCCCKCCQVTVDNEAHTENESVENNKKSHTEVYDNPAMSAEKEVENEIKIELKILKMTQL, encoded by the exons ATGACTTTGATTGAGGAGAAGCCAGAGCACACAGACCCATGGGATCTACCAGAACTGAGGGACACAGGGGTCCCATGGTCAG CTCTGGACACCAGAGGGAAGGTGCTGAGAGTGTTCGTGTCACTGGGGAAAttggtcctgctgctgggtttaCTCTACATGTTCATCTGCTCGCTCGACATCCTCAGCTCAGCTTTCCAGCTCGTTGGAG GTAAAGCTGCAGGTGATATATTTCAGGACAACTCTGTGTTGTCCAACCCTCTGGCTGGTCTGGTCATTGGTGTTCTGGTCACTTTGCTGGTCCAGAGCTcatccacttcctcctccataGTTGTCAGCATGGTCTCTTCTGGAT TGCTTACCGTCCAGGTGGCTGTTCCTATCATCATGGGCACTAACATTGGGACCTCTGTGACCAACACTTTGGTCGCAATGACACAGGCCGGTGATCGCAGCACCTTTCGCAG GGCTTTTGCAGGAGCCACAGTGCACGACTTCTTCAACTGGCTGTCTGTGATGGTGCTGCTGCCTCTGGAGGTCGCCACTGGATATTTGTACGTGGTCACGAAGCTCATCATCGACTCCTTTAAAATCCAGAGTGGGGAGGCCCCAGACCTGTTAAATGTGATCACTGATGTCCTCACTAAGTCAATCATTGAG CTGGATGAGTCTGTCATTAATGGGATTGCCACTGGAGATCCAGAGGCCAGGAACAGGAGTCTTATCAAGAGATGGTGCCAAACCTTCACCAACACAGTAAGGCTAAAACAT acCTTAATGAATGTTACAGTTCCTGGTCCAGAGAACTgcacctctccttctctctgctggGTTGATGGCAACTACACCTTCacactgaaaaatgtttcagaaaCATACAATATTAAGAAAT GTAAACACCTCTTTGTGGATGTAAATCTGCCGGACCTGGCGGTGGGTCTGATCCTGctggctctctctctgctggtgCTCTGCTCCTGCCTGATCCTAATTGTCAAGCTGCTCAACTCCATGCTGAAGGGTCAGGTGGCTGCAGTCATAAAGAAGATCCTCAACACTG ATTTCCCATTTCCATTTGGGTGGGTCACTGGTTACATTGCCATTTTAGTTGGAGCTGGAATGACCTTCATTGTGCAGAGCAGTTCGGTTTTCACCTCTGCTATTACTCCGCTTGTTG GTATtggtgtcatcagcatagaaaGAGCATATCCATTGTCTCTGGGTTCAAATATCGGCACAACCACCACAGCCATCCTGGCAGCCATGGCTAGTCCTGGAGAGACACTGGCAAATGCTCTACAG ATTGCCCTTGTGCACTTCCTGTTCAACATCTCTGGCATCATTCTGTGGTATCCAATCCCCTTTACCCGCATCCCAATCCGGCTGGCCAAAAATCTGGGCAACATCACCGCCTCCTATCGCTGGTTTGCTGCTGTCTACATCATCTGCTGCTTCTTCCTTTTACCACTCTTCATCTTCAGTCTGTCGCTGGCTGGCTGGCAGGTACTGGTAGGAGTGGGCGTACCTCTAATTGtcatgttcatcatcatcatagtgATCAATGTGCTGCAGAAATGGAAACCTGGTTGTTTGCCCGTGGTACTGCGATCCTGGGatttcctccctctctgggCATACTCCCTGGCTCCCTGGGACAAAGTGGTTGGTGTGATCACTGCCaaatgctgttgctgctgcaaatGCTGCCAAGTTACTGTTGACAATgaagcacacacagagaatgaATCTGTGGAAAATAACAAGAAATCGCACACAGAGGTGTATGATAATCCTGCAATGAGCGCTGAAAAAGAGGTAGAAAATGAGATAAAGATAGAGCTAAAGATTCTGAAAATGACCCAGCTGTAA
- the bglapl gene encoding bone gamma-carboxyglutamate (gla) protein, like, translated as MKTLTLLAICALLSVCWSMGAIEPDVVVDPAADTADEAAPADPVDPVDPADPAAADSSSSSESDSTSSSESDSNSSSDSSDSSDSDSAPSSESSESSESSSSESDSASSSSSSSSSSSESASDEAAQVVVKRDLAAALLRKRRAAPAGTLSPLQLESLREVCELNVACDELADTAGIVAAYTAYYGPVPF; from the exons ATGAAGACTCTGACTCTCCTCGCCATCTGCGCTCTTCTGTCAGTGTGCTGGTCCATGGGAG CTATTGAACCAGATGTCGTCGTGGACCCCGCTGCAGACACAGCTGATGAAGCTGCACCCGCTGACCCCGTTGACCCCGTTGACCCCGCTGACCCCGCTGCTGCCgactcctcttcttcctccgaGTCCGATTCAACCTCATCCTCTGAATCTGACTCCAACTCTTCCTCTGACTCCTCTGACTCCTCAGACTCCGATTCAGCTCCCTCCTCCGAGTCCTCTGAGTCTTCTGAGTCTTCCTCCTCAGAGTCGGACTctgcttcttcatcttcttcatcctcatcatcttcatccgAGTCAGCCAGCGATGAGG CTGCTCAGGTGGTTGTGAAGAGAGATTTGGCCGCTGCCCtcctgaggaagaggagagccGCCCCAGCGGGAACCCTCTCCCCTCTGCAGCTCGAGAG CCTGAGAGAGGTGTGTGAGCTGAACGTTGCCTGTGATGAGTTGGCTGACACTGCAGGCATCGTCGCTGCGTACACTGCCTACTACGGACCTGTTCCCTTCTAA